The Juglans regia cultivar Chandler chromosome 2, Walnut 2.0, whole genome shotgun sequence genome includes a window with the following:
- the LOC109011344 gene encoding vacuolar-processing enzyme — protein sequence MAVRHSASLVSPAVLLIVLLLLDASGGGRAARLDLWDSSIRMPTEKDEPEDPDKELGTRWAVLVAGSSSYGNYRHQADVCHAYQLLRKGGLKEENIVVFMYDDIAAHPLNPRPGIIINHPQGDDVYAGVPKDYTGEHVTAENLYAVLLGDKKAVKGGSGKVVDSKPNDRIFLYYSDHGGPGVLGMPNMPFLYAMDFIDVLKKKHASGTYKEMVLYIEACESGSVFEGIMPKDLNIYVTTASNAQESSWGTYCPGMQPPPPPEYLTCLGDLYSVAWMEDSETHNLKKETIEQQYQSVKNRTSNFNISNAGSHVMEYGNSSIKDEKLYLYQGFDPATVNFPPYNGHLRSRMEVVNQRDAELIFLWQMYKNSENGSKQKEEILKQITETTRHRAHLDGSMELIGSFLYGPHKGSSILNSVRESGMPLVDDWRCLKSTVRLFETYCGSLTQYGMKLMRAFANICNSGVSQTLVEEACMAACNGHEPGQLHPVDLGYSA from the exons ATGGCGGTCCGTCACTCTGCGTCTCTCGTCAGCCCTGCTGTGCTGCTAATTGTACTATTGTTACTTGATGCTAGTGGAGGAGGTCGAGCTGCTAGGCTGGACCTGTGGGATTCATCGATTCGAATGCCAACAGAGAAGGATGAACCGGAAGATCCTGACAAAGAACTTGGCACCCGATGGGCGGTTCTCGTGGCTGGTTCGTCTAGCTACGGAAATTATAGGCATCAG GCGGACGTATGTCATGCGTATCAGTTGTTAAGGAAAGGTGGGCTGAAAGAGGAAAACATAGTAGTTTTTATGTACGATGATATTGCAGCCCACCCATTGAATCCGAGACCCGGGATCATCATAAATCATCCGCAAGGTGATGATGTCTATGCTGGAGTGCCTAAG GATTACACTGGTGAGCATGTCACTGCAGAAAATCTGTATGCAGTGCTTCTGGGTGACAAGAAGGCCGTGAAAGGTGGGAGTGGGAAGGTTGTAGATAGCAAACCTAATGATAGGATCTTTTTGTATTACTCTGATCATGGAGGCCCAGGAGTTCTGG GGATGCCAAATATGCCTTTCCTTTATGCCATGGATTTTATCgatgttttgaagaaaaaacatGCATCTGGAACCTACAAAGAGATG GTCTTGTATATTGAAGCATGTGAGAGTGGGAGTGTCTTCGAAGGCATAATGCCCAAAgatcttaatatatatgtaacaacAGCTTCAAATGCACAAGAGAGTAGCTGGGGAACTTATTGTCCTGGCATGcaacctcctcctcctccagaGTACCTCACTTGCTTGGGAGATTTGTATAGTGTTGCTTGGATGGAGGACAG CGAGACTCACAACCTCAAGAAAGAAACAATAGAACAACAATACCAGTCg GTAAAGAATCGTACCTCCAATTTCAACATTTCCAATGCTGGGTCTCACGTGATGGAATATGGAAATAGCAGCATCAAAGATGAGAAGCTTTATTTGTATCAAGGTTTTGATCCTGCCACTGTGAACTTCCCTCCATATAATGGCCATCTGCGTTCTCGCATGGAAGTTGTTAACCAGAGAGATGCAGAGCTTATCTTCCTGTGGCAGATG tacaaaaattcagaaaatgGGTCAAAACAGAAGGAAGAAATTCTCAAGCAAATCACAGAGACAACGAGGCATAGAGCTCATTTAGATGGGAGCATGGAATTGATTGGATCATTTCTATATGGACCACATAAAGGTTCTTCCATCCTTAATTCCGTGAGAGAATCCGGTATGCCGCTTGTCGATGATTGGAGATGCTTGAAATCAACG GTTCGGTTGTTCGAGACATACTGTGGCTCATTAACACAATATGGTATGAAACTGATGCGTGCCTTCGCCAACATTTGCAACAGTGGTGTTTCCCAGACCTTGGTGGAGGAAGCTTGTATGGCTGCTTGTAATGGCCATGAGCCGGGCCAATTACATCCTGTCGATCTAGGTTATAGTGCTTGA